One Candidatus Methylomirabilota bacterium DNA segment encodes these proteins:
- a CDS encoding response regulator, whose translation MSRRILLIEDHEDNRRIVRDLLTPAGYEVIEAVTGEDGVTMAGTHRPDLILMDIQLPGLDGYEATRRIKANPALRAIPIIAVTSYALSGDDVKAREAGCDAYVTKPFSPRALLAKIREYVP comes from the coding sequence ATGAGCCGGCGCATCCTGCTGATCGAAGACCACGAGGACAACCGCCGGATCGTCCGCGACCTCCTCACGCCGGCGGGCTACGAGGTGATCGAGGCGGTGACGGGCGAGGACGGCGTGACCATGGCCGGGACCCATCGACCCGATCTCATCCTGATGGACATCCAGCTCCCGGGGCTCGACGGCTACGAAGCCACGCGCCGGATCAAGGCCAATCCGGCGCTTCGCGCGATCCCCATCATCGCCGTCACCTCGTACGCCTTGAGCGGCGACGACGTCAAGGCGCGCGAGGCCGGCTGCGACGCCTACGTCACGAAGCCCTTCAGCCCCCGGGCCCTCCTGGCCAAGATCCGCGAGTACGTGCCGTGA